A window from Phalacrocorax aristotelis chromosome 5, bGulAri2.1, whole genome shotgun sequence encodes these proteins:
- the ZDHHC13 gene encoding palmitoyltransferase ZDHHC13 isoform X2: MAGGGPACKNHCHGPHRPHMHNCHSARRDKDLPVLTGPYPIVEDPSTCDIVKATQYGIVERCKELVEAGYDVRQPDKENVTLLHWAAINNRQELVKYYISKGAIVDQLGGDLNSTPLHWAIRQGHLPMVILLLKCGADPSLIDGEGFSSIHLAVLFQHMPIVAYLISKGQNIDTTDFNGQTPLMLAAQKVIGPEPTRFLLKFKPSLNAVDNVQKNTALHWAITSGNVSAVDLLLEAGASLDVKNIKGETPLDLAYQSLNRFMVHMVKEEERMRSRRNNRLLKIIEKYELFLLLASFLTLMWAIGYIMNLSSDSWLLKGGLLLFLLFGMALFVRQFVGLKNLRYLPTAFLLSSVFWMSVTWFVWFLPNVTDTIFEITAVFSAVGLLYYFYKTWRTDPGYIKTSEKERKENIVALAEAGCLDFRTFCTSCLVRKPLRSMHCIACDSCVARYDQHSLWIGQCIGIGNHRYYLLFLSFLIVTGLWLLYGTVLYWSNHCATSYHQDGVWTYFTQIMRCSPWVSYIFAVACFHTVWASLWLTVQLSQIAFLGLTSHERMNLLMQRKSSKHPVSLRRTPYNLGCFQNLADFFQCSCFGMFKPNVVDWTKQYNLFHLGKEKNVRSV, translated from the exons ATGGCGGGCGGCGGCCCAGCG TGTAAAAACCATTGCCATGGGCCTCATCGACCCCATATGCACAACTGCCATAGCGCCCGCAGGGATAAAGACCTACCGGTGCTAACGGGACCGTACCCAATTGTTGAAGACCCTAGCACCTGTGACATCGTCAAGGCTACGCA GTATGGAATAGTAGAGCGATGCAAAGAACTGGTAGAGGCAGGATACGATGTTCGGCAACcagacaaagaaaatgtaacTCTTCTTCACTGGGCGGCGATAAACAACAGACAGGAGCTGGTTAA ATATTATATCTCCAAAGGTGCAATAGTGGATCAGCTAGGTGGAGATTTGAATTCAACTCCCCTTCACTGGGCCATCAG ACAAGGACACCTACCTATGGTCATATTATTGTTGAAATGTGGAGCGGATCCCAGTCTTATTGATGGGGAAGGATTCAGCAGCATTCACTTAGCGGTGCTGTTTCAACACATGCCCATTGTAGCTTACCTCATATCAAAGGGCCAG AACATAGACACAACAGACTTCAATGGGCAAACACCTTTAATGTTAGCAGCGCAGAAAGTGATTGG ACCAGAACCCACAAGGTTTCTCTTAAAGTTTAAACCCTCTCTCAATGCTGTAGACAATGTTCAAAAGAATACTGCACTGCATTGGGCAATAACATCAGGAAATGTTAGTGCAGTGGATCTGTTGCTGGAAGCTGGTGCCAGCCTGGACGTAAAAAATATCAAG GGAGAGACACCTCTTGACCTTGCTTATCAGAGTCTGAATCGCTTCATGGTTCATATggtaaaagaagaagaaagaatgagaagcagaagaaataacagattactgaaaataatagaGAAATATGAG CTCTTCCTGCTGTTGGCATCTTTCTTGACATTGATGTGGGCCATAGGATACATAATGAATTTAAGTTCTGATTCCTGGCTTTTGAAAGGAGGcctgcttctcttcctgctgTTCGGGATGGCTCTGTTTGTGAG GCAATTTGTGGGGCTCAAGAATCTGAGGTATCTTCCCACAGCATTTCTGCTAAGTTCAGTTTTTTGGATGTCTGTGACCTGGTTTGTCTGGTTCCTGCCTA ATGTAACAGATACAATTTTTGAAATCACTGCCGTGTTCAGTGCAGTGGGTCTTCTTTATTACTTCTATAAAACTTGGAGAACTGATCCTGGATATATtaagacttcagaaaaagaaagaaaagaa AACATTGTAGCTCTCGCAGAAGCAGGTTGCTTGGACTTCAGAACATTTTGCACGTCGTGTCTT GTAAGGAAGCCTTTGAGATCCATGCATTGCATTGCTTGTGATTCATGTGTAGCCAGATACGATCAGCATTCTCTGTGGATTGGACAGTGCATAG GCATTGGGAACCATCGTTACTACCTATTGTTCCTGTCTTTCCTAATTGTGACTGGTCTCTGGCTGCTTTATGGAACTGTTCTGT ATTGGTCAAACCATTGTGCAACAAGTTATCATCAAGATGGAGTGTGGACGTACTTCACCCAGATAATGCGTTGTTCTCCGTGGGTTTCCTACATCTTTGCAGTAGCCTGTTTTCATACTGTATGGGCGTCATTGTGGCTAACTGTTCAGCTTTCTCAG atTGCATTCTTGGGATTGACCTCGCATGAGAGAATGAACCTCCTGATGCAGAGAAAATCTTCTAAGCATCCTGTTTCACTCAGGAGAACTCCATACAA tcTTGGATGCTTCCAGAATCTTGCAGACTTTTTTCAGTGCAGTTGCTTTGGTATGTTCAAACCCAATGTAGTTGACTGGACCAAGCAATACAACCTTTTTCatctgggaaaggagaaaaatgttcgTTCTGTATGA
- the ZDHHC13 gene encoding palmitoyltransferase ZDHHC13 isoform X1: MQGLVSFQCKNHCHGPHRPHMHNCHSARRDKDLPVLTGPYPIVEDPSTCDIVKATQYGIVERCKELVEAGYDVRQPDKENVTLLHWAAINNRQELVKYYISKGAIVDQLGGDLNSTPLHWAIRQGHLPMVILLLKCGADPSLIDGEGFSSIHLAVLFQHMPIVAYLISKGQNIDTTDFNGQTPLMLAAQKVIGPEPTRFLLKFKPSLNAVDNVQKNTALHWAITSGNVSAVDLLLEAGASLDVKNIKGETPLDLAYQSLNRFMVHMVKEEERMRSRRNNRLLKIIEKYELFLLLASFLTLMWAIGYIMNLSSDSWLLKGGLLLFLLFGMALFVRQFVGLKNLRYLPTAFLLSSVFWMSVTWFVWFLPNVTDTIFEITAVFSAVGLLYYFYKTWRTDPGYIKTSEKERKENIVALAEAGCLDFRTFCTSCLVRKPLRSMHCIACDSCVARYDQHSLWIGQCIGIGNHRYYLLFLSFLIVTGLWLLYGTVLYWSNHCATSYHQDGVWTYFTQIMRCSPWVSYIFAVACFHTVWASLWLTVQLSQIAFLGLTSHERMNLLMQRKSSKHPVSLRRTPYNLGCFQNLADFFQCSCFGMFKPNVVDWTKQYNLFHLGKEKNVRSV, translated from the exons ATGCAAGGATTAGTCTCTTTTCAG TGTAAAAACCATTGCCATGGGCCTCATCGACCCCATATGCACAACTGCCATAGCGCCCGCAGGGATAAAGACCTACCGGTGCTAACGGGACCGTACCCAATTGTTGAAGACCCTAGCACCTGTGACATCGTCAAGGCTACGCA GTATGGAATAGTAGAGCGATGCAAAGAACTGGTAGAGGCAGGATACGATGTTCGGCAACcagacaaagaaaatgtaacTCTTCTTCACTGGGCGGCGATAAACAACAGACAGGAGCTGGTTAA ATATTATATCTCCAAAGGTGCAATAGTGGATCAGCTAGGTGGAGATTTGAATTCAACTCCCCTTCACTGGGCCATCAG ACAAGGACACCTACCTATGGTCATATTATTGTTGAAATGTGGAGCGGATCCCAGTCTTATTGATGGGGAAGGATTCAGCAGCATTCACTTAGCGGTGCTGTTTCAACACATGCCCATTGTAGCTTACCTCATATCAAAGGGCCAG AACATAGACACAACAGACTTCAATGGGCAAACACCTTTAATGTTAGCAGCGCAGAAAGTGATTGG ACCAGAACCCACAAGGTTTCTCTTAAAGTTTAAACCCTCTCTCAATGCTGTAGACAATGTTCAAAAGAATACTGCACTGCATTGGGCAATAACATCAGGAAATGTTAGTGCAGTGGATCTGTTGCTGGAAGCTGGTGCCAGCCTGGACGTAAAAAATATCAAG GGAGAGACACCTCTTGACCTTGCTTATCAGAGTCTGAATCGCTTCATGGTTCATATggtaaaagaagaagaaagaatgagaagcagaagaaataacagattactgaaaataatagaGAAATATGAG CTCTTCCTGCTGTTGGCATCTTTCTTGACATTGATGTGGGCCATAGGATACATAATGAATTTAAGTTCTGATTCCTGGCTTTTGAAAGGAGGcctgcttctcttcctgctgTTCGGGATGGCTCTGTTTGTGAG GCAATTTGTGGGGCTCAAGAATCTGAGGTATCTTCCCACAGCATTTCTGCTAAGTTCAGTTTTTTGGATGTCTGTGACCTGGTTTGTCTGGTTCCTGCCTA ATGTAACAGATACAATTTTTGAAATCACTGCCGTGTTCAGTGCAGTGGGTCTTCTTTATTACTTCTATAAAACTTGGAGAACTGATCCTGGATATATtaagacttcagaaaaagaaagaaaagaa AACATTGTAGCTCTCGCAGAAGCAGGTTGCTTGGACTTCAGAACATTTTGCACGTCGTGTCTT GTAAGGAAGCCTTTGAGATCCATGCATTGCATTGCTTGTGATTCATGTGTAGCCAGATACGATCAGCATTCTCTGTGGATTGGACAGTGCATAG GCATTGGGAACCATCGTTACTACCTATTGTTCCTGTCTTTCCTAATTGTGACTGGTCTCTGGCTGCTTTATGGAACTGTTCTGT ATTGGTCAAACCATTGTGCAACAAGTTATCATCAAGATGGAGTGTGGACGTACTTCACCCAGATAATGCGTTGTTCTCCGTGGGTTTCCTACATCTTTGCAGTAGCCTGTTTTCATACTGTATGGGCGTCATTGTGGCTAACTGTTCAGCTTTCTCAG atTGCATTCTTGGGATTGACCTCGCATGAGAGAATGAACCTCCTGATGCAGAGAAAATCTTCTAAGCATCCTGTTTCACTCAGGAGAACTCCATACAA tcTTGGATGCTTCCAGAATCTTGCAGACTTTTTTCAGTGCAGTTGCTTTGGTATGTTCAAACCCAATGTAGTTGACTGGACCAAGCAATACAACCTTTTTCatctgggaaaggagaaaaatgttcgTTCTGTATGA
- the DHCR7 gene encoding 7-dehydrocholesterol reductase yields MPQDVMAAHQEKKPSEERKHRSAQNGTRTPQAQWGRAWEVDWFSLASILFLLMFAPFIVYYFIMSCDQYQCSLTDPLTDLFTGNKHLSDIWNKTPTLTYRAAGIYTLWVTFQVFLYVFVPDFCHKFLPGYVGGVQEGAVTPAGAVNKYEINGLQAWIITHVLWFANAYYFQWFSPTIIFDNWIPLLWCANVLGYAVSTFAMIKSYFFPTNAEDCKFTGNFFYDYMMGIEFNPRIGKWFDFKLFFNGRPGIVAWTLINLSYAAKQQELYGQVTNSMILVNVLQGIYVLDFFWNEAWYLKTIDICHDHFGWYLGWGDCVWLPYLYTLQGLYLVYHPVQLCTANAIGILVLGLIGYYIFRMTNHQKDLFRRTNGNCKIWGKKPEYIECSYMSVDGTKYYSKLMTSGFWGWARHFNYTGDLMGSLAYCLTCGFEHILPYFYIVYMTILLTHRCIRDEHRCFSKYGKDWKRYTAAVPYRLIPGIF; encoded by the exons ATGCCACAG GACGTCATGGCAGCCCATCAGGAGAAAAAAccttctgaagaaagaaaacacagaagtgcCCAAAATGGTACTCGAACACCTCAAGCCCAGTGGGGAAGAGCATG GGAGGTGGACTGGTTTTCCTTGGCAAGCATCCTTTTCCTGCTCATGTTTGCGCCGTTTATCGTATATTACTTCATAATGTCCTGTGACCAGTACCAGTGCTCTCTGACTGATCCACTTACTGACTTGTTCACGGGGAATAAACATCTGTCTGACATCTGGAACAAGACTCCAACCTTGACCTATAGGGCTGCTGGCATCTATACCCTTTGGGTCACTTTCCAG GTGTTTTTGTATGTGTTTGTTCCTGACTTCTGCCATAAATTTCTCCCTGGATATGTAGGAGGTGTACAAGAAGGTGCTGTCACCCCTGCTG GTGCAGTGAATAAGTATGAAATCAATGGACTTCAGGCTTGGATCATTACCCACGTGCTTTGGTTTGCAAACGCCTATTACTTCCAATGGTTCTCGCCCACCATCATTTTTGACAACTGGATTCCTCTCCTGTGGTGTGCCAATGTCCTGGGATACGCAGTTTCCACATTTGCAATGATTAAAAGCTACTTCTTCCCTACCAATGCCGAAGACTG CAAATTCACTGGCAACTTCTTTTATGACTACATGATGGGGATTGAATTTAACCCTCGAATAGGAAAATGGTTTGATTTCAAGCTGTTCTTCAATGGGCGTCCTGGTATTGTAGCCTGGACTCTAATTAACCTTTCCTATGCTGCTAAGCAACAGGAGCTGTATGGTCAAGTAACCAACTCCATGATCCTTGTCAATGTCCTTCAG GGTATTTATGTTTTGGACTTCTTCTGGAACGAAGCCTGGTATTTGAAAACCATTGATATCTGCCATGATCATTTTGGATGGTATTTGGGCTGGGGAGACTGTGTTTGGTTGCCTTACCTCTATACTTTGCAG ggTTTATATTTGGTTTACCACCCTGTGCAGCTGTGCACAGCTAATGCCATAGGCATCTTGGTGTTGGGCTTGATCGGCTATTACATCTTCAGAATGACCAACCACCAGAAGGACCTCTTCCGTCGTACAAATGGCAACTGCAAGATATGGGGGAAGAAGCCGGAGTATATTGAGTGCTCCTACATGTCTGTGGACGGGACCAAGTACTACAGCAAACTGATGACCTCGGGGTTCTGGGGGTGGGCACGTCATTTTAACTACACAGGAGACTTGATGGGCTCCCTGGCCTATTGCCTAACTTGTGGGTTTGAACACATCTTGCCTTACTTCTACATTGTTTATATGACTATTCTGCTAACCCACCGTTGCATTAGGGATGAACACCGTTGTTTCAGCAAATATGGGAAGGACTGGAAGCGCTACACTGCTGCAGTGCCTTACCGGCTCATACCAGGAATATTTTAA